Genomic DNA from Halomonas sp. BDJS001:
AGTGCATAGGTGTTGCGTCGGGTAACGCTAGAGGTCATGGCGTAAGGGCGCGGAGCGGGTTGTCTGCGGGCGAACGTAGTCGTAGGTGTTGCCATCGATAGTGCCATTGGGAAATCTCCATTGCATGTTCTTTCATACAGTGGTTTTTATTGTAGACCTGTTTTTGCATACAGTGCTAGCGATAATTAGTCTAACGACATATTGATTGAGGTCACGCTGCGACCCAGCGCCGCATTGTGTGAGTGGCGAGAAAGGGCCTTTACGTGTAGAGTTCGACGCGAAATCAATATGCCAGGAGAGACGCTTGAGCCTGTGTCTACAAGCCCGACAACTTGCCTGTGAGCGCGACGACCGCTGGCTGTTTCAAGGGTTGGATCTGGAGGTTCGCAGCGGTGAGATAGTGCGAATTGAAGGGCCCAATGGCAGTGGTAAAACCAGCCTTTTGAAAATTCTCTCCGGGCAGCTCAGCGACTACCAGGGCGAACTGTTCTGGAATGGCGCTGCGATGAACGAGGCACGTGAACATTTCCTGGCGAATTTACTCTATTTAGGGCATGCGCCGGGCATTAAGTCAGGGCTTTCCCCGTTAGAAAATTTAGCCTGGTATCAGGCGTTAAGCGGGGAAGGGGGGCATGAAGAGCAGCGCTTGGAAGCCCTTGAACGGGTTGGGTTGGCAGGCTTTGAAGACATGCCCGCAGGGCAGCTCTCGGCAGGCCAACAGCGCCGTGTTGCCCTGGCGCGCTTAACGTTAACGCCGCGCGCCCTATGGGTACTGGATGAACCTTTTACCGCGATTGATCGCCACGGCGTCGCTGATCTGGAGAAACAGCTGGTTGCCCACGCTCAGGCGGGAGGCTGCGTGCTGGTAACGACACACCACGAGTTAACCGCTTCACCGTTGCTCAGACGGATATCCCTAGGGTAAAGGAGAAAGGGTTGCACAGCTCTTCACAAAGCTCGGAGACCAATCAACAGGTTTTAGCAGTGCCACTGCGTGAGCATAATGGTGGGTTAATGACCGCAGTGAAGGCCACGCTCATGCGTGACTTAACGCTGATGCTGAGACGCCGTGGCGAGGTGCTCAACCCGCTGGTGTTTTTGCCCTGGTGATCACGCTGTTCCCGATCGCTATTTCACCCGATCCTGAGTTGTTAGCGGTGATCGCACCGGGTTTGCTGTGGGTCGCAGCGCTGTTAGCCGCGCTGCTTTCATTAGATAGCCTGTTTCGTAGCGATTATGACGATGGCAGTCTGGAGCAACTGCTACTGGCGCCGCAGCCGTTAGTCGCGCTGAGTTTGGCCAAAGTGGCCGTGCACTGGCTGCTGACCGGACTACCGTTGGCACTGATGGCGCCAATATTGGGTATCATGCTGGCGCTGCCAGCGGGTAGTTACGCCGTGCTGGCCCTGTCGCTGGCGCTGGGTACGGCAAGCTTGAGCTTGATTGGCGCCATCGGTGCGGCGTTAACCGTCGGCCTGGCGCGGGGCGGAGTGCTGCTATCGCTGCTGGTGCTACCGCTGTACATTCCGGTGCTCATTTTTGGCGCTGGCGCGGTGCAAGCGGCCATTTTAGGTGACGGTGTCTCTGCGCATCTGGCGATTCTGGGCGCGCTGCTCGCCGCCTCACTCATGTTGGCGCCGTGGGCGATTGCCGCATCGCTGCGCATCAGTATCAACGGTTAAGGACAGGACACGCTATGTGGGCCTTTATACATAAGCTGGGATCACCCAAGTGGTTCTACGGCATTAGTGCCAAATTGCAGCCCTGGTTCTGGGCTGCGGCGGCGCTGTTGATCGTCACTGGCTCCCTGTGGGGGCTCGCGTTTGCTCCGGCGGATTATCAGCAGGGTAATAGCTTCCGGATTATTTACGTTCATGTGCCGGCGGCCTTTTTAGCCCAATCCATTTTTATCGCCATGGCGGTTTCCGGCTTGGTGTTTATGGTCTGGAAAATTAAAGTCGCCGATATGGCGGCAGCAGTGATGGCGCCTCTTGGCGCGGCCATGACCTTTGTGGCGCTGTTCTCCGGCGCCGTGTGGGGCGTGCCCACCTGGGGGACTTGGTGGATGTGGGATGCACGGCTAACCTCCATGCTGATTCTACTGTTTTTGTACTTGGGCGTGATTGCCCTGCGTGGGGCGTTTACCAGCCGCGATAGCGCCTCACGGGCAGCTTCGGTGCTGGCCATGGTGGGGGTGATCAATATCCCGATCATTAAGTACTCAGTGGACTGGTGGTACACCCTGCACCAACCTGCCTCCTTTACTCTGACCTCGCGCCCGGCAATGCCCACCGAAATGTGGCTGCCGTTAGTCATTATGGTGCTGGGTTTTTACAGTTTTTTTATTGCCTTAACGCTGATGCGTACGCGCAGCGAAATTCTTCGCCGCGAAGCTAACAAGCGCTGGGTACAGGATCTGGTCAAAGGCCAGGTCGAGGAGGCTCGCTAATGGCATTTGATTCATTTGCCGAATTTCTCGCCATGGGTGGCCACGCGCCTTATGTATGGTCTGCCTGGGGGGTAACTGCGCTGCTGCTGCTCGCCACCGTATGGCATGCGCGTGCTGAACAGCGTCAACTGCTCAAAGGCTTGAAACGCCGCGCAAGACGCGCCAACAGCGCCAGGGGGAACGCCCAATGACACCGAAACGTAAGCAGAAACTCTTTGTTATTCTTGGCTTGGTCTCGCTGACCGCGATTGCGGTGGGGCTGACCCTTTACGCGCTGCGCTCTAACATCAATCTGTTTTTTAGCCCGGTGCAGATCGCCCAGGGCGATGCGCCCATGGAGCGGCAGATTCGCGCTGGCGGCATGGTAAAGGAGGGCTCGGTATCCCGGGATCACGAGAGCCTGGACGTCGAGTTTACCGTGACCGATTACGTCGATGACCTGCAGGTCTACTACAGCGGCATCCTGCCCGACCTGTTCCGTGAAGGCCAAGGCGTGGTGGTGGTCGGTGAGCTTCAGGGCGACGGGCGTTTGTACGCCGATAAGGTGCTTGCCCGCCACGACGAAAACTATATGCCCCCCGAAGTGGCCCAGGCGCTTGAAGAGGCGGGCTATTCGCCTGCCGATTATCAGGCCAAAGCTGCCGAGGTAGGTAAGCGGCTGGATGAAGAGGGCGTTCCCCAGGCAAGCGAATACTAGTACCAGCAGAATTTAGTACACCAAAACAGTAAAACCAGGGTTAGGCTTTTTACCAAATAAGCCCCAAGCGGAGCACACATGCTTATCAAACTGATCCCTGAAATTGGCCACTTTGCCCTCATCATCGCACTGCTAATGGCGGCGGTGCAGGCGGTGATGCCGCTGGCCGGTGCGGCGACTAGGCGCCCACTATGGATGGCCTACGGCCAGCCCATGGCCGTGGGGCAGTTTGTGTTTATTGCCATTGCCTACGCCTGTTTGACCGCCAGCTATATGCTCGATGACTTTAGCGTGGCGAACGTGGCCAATAACTCCAACTCGCTGCTGCCCTGGTACTACAAGTTCAGTGCCGTGTGGGGCAACCACGAAGGCTCAGTGCTGCTGTGGAGCTTTATGCTTGCGGGCTGGGGCTTTGCGGCCAGCCTGTTCACCGGCAATCTGCCGCGGGATATGGTCGCGCGGGTAATGGGCGTGATGGGCATGGTCTGCGTCGGCTTCTTGCTGTTTATTCTGATCACCTCGAACCCATTCGAGCGGCTGCTACCCGATATGCCCCAGGATGGCGCGGATCTTAATCCGCTGTTGCAAGACTTCGGGCTGGTGGTGCATCCGCCAATGCTCTACATGGGCTACGTAGGTTTTTCCGTGGTGTTTGCATTTGCCATTGCGGCGCTGATGGGGGGGCGTTTGGACGCCGCCTGGACGCGCTGGGCACGGCCGTGGACGAATATCGCCTGGGCGTTTCTGACCGTAGGTATCGCGCTGGGAAGCTGGTGGGCCTATTACGAGCTTGGCTGGGGTGGCTGGTGGTTCTGGGATCCGGTCGAAAATGCGTCGCTACTGCCCTGGCTGACGGGCACCGCGCTGGTTCACTCGCTGGCGGTCACCGAGAAGCGCGGCTCGTTTAAAAGCTGGACTGTGCTGCTGGCGATCTCGACCTTCTCGCTCTCACTGATGGGCACCTTCCTGGTGCGCTCCGGGGTACTGACCTCGGTACATGCGTTTG
This window encodes:
- the ccmA gene encoding cytochrome c biogenesis heme-transporting ATPase CcmA — encoded protein: MSLCLQARQLACERDDRWLFQGLDLEVRSGEIVRIEGPNGSGKTSLLKILSGQLSDYQGELFWNGAAMNEAREHFLANLLYLGHAPGIKSGLSPLENLAWYQALSGEGGHEEQRLEALERVGLAGFEDMPAGQLSAGQQRRVALARLTLTPRALWVLDEPFTAIDRHGVADLEKQLVAHAQAGGCVLVTTHHELTASPLLRRISLG
- a CDS encoding heme ABC transporter permease codes for the protein MWAFIHKLGSPKWFYGISAKLQPWFWAAAALLIVTGSLWGLAFAPADYQQGNSFRIIYVHVPAAFLAQSIFIAMAVSGLVFMVWKIKVADMAAAVMAPLGAAMTFVALFSGAVWGVPTWGTWWMWDARLTSMLILLFLYLGVIALRGAFTSRDSASRAASVLAMVGVINIPIIKYSVDWWYTLHQPASFTLTSRPAMPTEMWLPLVIMVLGFYSFFIALTLMRTRSEILRREANKRWVQDLVKGQVEEAR
- the ccmD gene encoding heme exporter protein CcmD, giving the protein MAFDSFAEFLAMGGHAPYVWSAWGVTALLLLATVWHARAEQRQLLKGLKRRARRANSARGNAQ
- the ccmE gene encoding cytochrome c maturation protein CcmE, whose amino-acid sequence is MTPKRKQKLFVILGLVSLTAIAVGLTLYALRSNINLFFSPVQIAQGDAPMERQIRAGGMVKEGSVSRDHESLDVEFTVTDYVDDLQVYYSGILPDLFREGQGVVVVGELQGDGRLYADKVLARHDENYMPPEVAQALEEAGYSPADYQAKAAEVGKRLDEEGVPQASEY